The nucleotide window tacagacagctgtgagctgccatgtgggtgctggatattgaacctgggtcctctggaagaacagccagtgctcttaaccactgagccatctctccagcccccatcctaGGCATTATTCTTGAAGATTAAATATACAAACCGAGGGCCCCAATCTCCAATGTAAGAGAAGCAAGAGTATGAGAAAAGATGTGTAACTAACTATCATCTATGACAGGAATAAAGACAGAGTGATTAAATTATAGGAAGATAGCTCTGGGAAGACACACAAGAAATGATGATTGCCTCCAGGCAGGGAAATTGGGTACCTGAGGAACAAGGGTCATTTTGTCTGTTTCAAATATTGTATATTTCGAATTGTGAGTCATCTGAATGCATTTCCCATTAAACAGCACTTTGAGGGAGCAATCAGCCAAATCCTGAATGTGGAAATTCTACAGAATAAATGATCCAGCTCTCCAACAAGtgataactaaataaaaaataaaataaaagaagagagaagaaatgttaTGGATTCTAAAAGACTCAGGAAATGTCagcaaaatgaaatacatatatataaaatgtttgggTCCAGGTTGGAACAAACTAACTCTAAATAGATAAATCtcatggctggggagatggctcagtcagtaagagTGCCAGTctgtggacctgggttcaaattcccagattccaggtaaaaagccagatgtggtgtcgTGCACCTCTAAGCCCAGCATTGTGAgcctggtggagacaggaggatcccatgGGGCTGGTGACCAACAGTTcaatccaggttcagtgagagacctggctTAAGGAAATCAAGCAGAGAGTGGTAGAGTAGGCAcccaatgtacacacacacacacacacacacacacacacacacacacatacacacactcacacactcacacacacacacacactcacacacacacagagttcacacatactcataaatttaaaacaatactttaaaaagacatttctgGGAGAAGAGCAATCTGGACCTGAACCAGAAGTTGCTGCGAAATTGCTCATCTCGTTACACGTGACCACAATATTATGGTTGTGGTTCTTCAAAGGTCTTTCTCCACTACAGACATGTACTGAAGAATCTATATGTAGAACAATATGACACCTGAGGTTTCATTTAAACACTTCAGAGTGAGTAAATAAACCAGGGAAATGACAAATCAATCATTCCTCAGGCTGGACAGCTCCAGGAGAGGAGTGGGTCATTACagtctgctctgctctctgtgtTACTTCTGTAGACAGTCAAAAGGTGCAAAGTGAACAGTCtacatgaaaatgttttcattaactCTCCCATCCACAGAGGATGCCTGGAAGGAAAACGGCACAGAGGAGAAGTGTCCACGCTGAGCCCAGAAGCAAAACTCAGCATTCTAAAGACAGTCCGGCCGCAGGAACCACCTGAGCAAAGACACGCCCGTCCGTTGTCACCCTCTCTCTGTTTGACCTCATGTGTGATCCCCCATCGCCCTGGTATCTCTAATGCATCTACGTCAACTACATTCTGACCGCAGAGGTGTGTGAGGTCCACAGCTTTACTCCTACTGAAGGCCACTGGCCTTCAGAGGACAGGAAAACaattcacctctctctgcctaaCAACACAGCTTGGAAGTTATTATCCCTCCTGAGTTGGCCTACATCCCTGCTGTTCCCAGAAACACACAGTGGCCTCCCAACCACATGCGGCACCCTtagtatgtgtcttagttagggtttctatctctgtgaagagacatcatgaccacagcaactcttttttttttttttttttttttttttttttggttttttcgagacagagtttctctgcgtagctttgcgcctttcctggagctcacttggtagcccaggctggcctcgaactcacagagatctgcctggctctgcctcctgagtgctgggattaaaggcgtgcgccaccaccgcccggctccacagcaactcttataaaggaaaacacttcattgAGGTGGCgtcttacaggttcagaggtttagtccattatcaccatggtatGGAGcaaggcagcgtgcaggcagacatggtgctggagagatagctgagttctacatcttgactcacaggcaacaggaagcagcagTCCGagacactgagtgtggcttgGCTTGAGCAGATATGAggcctcaaagtccacctccacagtggcacacttcctccaacaagaccacacctactccaacaaggccacacctccaatagggccactccctttggggccattttctttcaaactaccacagtatgGAAGACCCAATTCGATCTGGGATGGCAGTCCCACTCACGGATACTAAGGCACCTGCGTAGGAAGGAGCAGGTGGTCTTCCATTCCCTTTGTCCCAAACCCCATGGCCAGTGGCCATTACCTCCATGCTCACTCTGTGCCCACTCTTCGGACACACCCCATCCGGGCCCAGCTCTGATGGGTCCCACAGTTTCCTTACCTGGGATCGACGCTGCAAATACTCCTCTGAGCCATATGGGACACTCCTCAGGGAGGTGAGATAATCATAGCTGATGACAGCTGTCTGTGAACCGAGGGAGGAGAAAGCTTAACACTGAGGACACCAAATACCACACCTCTGCCAAAGCCAGAAGACCCACACAGGAGCTGCTAGGTCTAGAAGAGTAACTGGTCCCAGCCTTTGGATGCTCAGCCCCCATATCTCAGCCTGGATGCTCCTTCCCGGACTTCAGCGGTGAGTACAAATGTCACTCATCCAGAGATGTCCATCTCAAGTGGCCTTTATACAACAGAAACTGTCCATAATCGATCATAATCAACCACCTCTAAAGTCACTTGCCCATTTGCTTCCTTGTTTGTGAACTGTCTGAATTTAAGGCTGGTCCTTCCTACATATTACTGTTCTCCAGCATCTTTTACACTACACAGATAGACATTCAATAAATACTAACCAAATGAATGCTGTTAAATTTGAGATTCCATTATAGATCCTCTGGCCAAAGCCCTCCAATGAGGGGCCCTTATCCACAGTCAACAAGAAAATCACAGGCTTCCAGCATATCTCCAGCATGGAGAAGACTTAAGctcaaattttccttttcagagCTGAGCAGCTAAAGACCTTAGAAACTACATTCTGAGATTTATATTCAAAATGTTTGtttacagccaggcagtggtggtgcatgcctttaatcccagcactcggaggcaaaggtaggtagatgtatgcgtttgaggccagcctggtctacagagttagttccaagacagccaagactacacaaagaaaccctgtctcaaaaaaaaaaaaaaaaatgttcatttgtaCTTGAGCACCAGCTACTAGCAAGGTTTACTcactgaataataaataaaccagGATGATCAGGACCAGAGGCCTCCAGAGAATGGACAGCTCACTGTTGGGTCCGCCCACCCACTACTTCCCAGAGTCAGTGGTGAGCATGGTtctcccagagctggctgtaaatGTAGtcccgccatgttgggaagctgaggtgggtgaagccagcagccaaagctgccatttcagtcctagtcattctacagtttaaagcaacagattcacaataagtcaggtgcagattaaataaacctctaaatggtttacagtgtgtgtaaaaatgtacgtaggcttgggagaggaaaaggaatatagacagttatataaagaaatagaaagttttaaaaaaataaaggctttaaagagacagtaaaggtaatataaaaaataagccacataaagatattcaacacaggccgggcagtggtggcgcacgcctttaatcccagcactcgggaggcagaggcaggtggaatctctgtgagttcgaggccagcctggactaccaagtgagttccaggaaaaggcgcaaagctacacagagaaaccctgtctcgaaaaaccaaaaaaaaaaaaaaaaaaaaaaaaaaaagatattcaacagggagtctggattatattgtctttgggatttttaactgcagagagacatttgattgtaaaagctgctaagttaaacatatacatatacatatacatatacatacatacatacatacacatatatatatatataaagatatcttgatttcacaAATTATATCTAAGGATtcgttgctttggaaaagaggtactgcttttgtttccatggaagatgggaacctgtggattgcttccaggctaatatggtttgactagccaagaccccctgaaaagtctccaatgacaccatggcccagatcatccaacatctaaaatcaacttcaaggcaacttgctcagagaatacagcctcacagactactccagtcaggacttgaccataatcctaaaattttctttgtgtccccataagattaccagtaccctctatcagcaggaa belongs to Peromyscus leucopus breed LL Stock unplaced genomic scaffold, UCI_PerLeu_2.1 scaffold_50, whole genome shotgun sequence and includes:
- the LOC114698837 gene encoding aarF domain-containing protein kinase 1-like, yielding MARKALKLASWTSVALAASGVYLYGNNYLDPNDFGAVRVGRAVATTAVISYDYLTSLRSVPYGSEEYLQRRSQVRKLWDPSELGPDGVCPKSGHRVSMEVMATGHGVWDKGNGRPPAPSYAGALVSVSGTAIPDRIGSSILW